One genomic region from Apodemus sylvaticus chromosome 1, mApoSyl1.1, whole genome shotgun sequence encodes:
- the LOC127688370 gene encoding interferon-induced protein with tetratricopeptide repeats 3-like — protein MSEVNGESLENILPQLKCHFTWNLFKEGSMSSHMEDRVCSQIEHLNFEYKATMYDLLAYIKHLDGENEAALEYLGQAEDLRKPEHDDQTEIRHLVTWGNYAWIYYHMGNLSEAQAYVDKVRQVCQKFANPYSMECPDLDCEEGWTHLKCGRNERAKMCFEKALEAKPKDPECSSGMAIAMYRLEERPEKQVSEDALKQAMELNSQNQYVKILLALKLHKMGEKSKGEQLMRDALEKAPNQMDVLHKAAQFYKIKGNLDRAIEFLEKALRSTAHNSPLYCLIMCCYREKLKKLKNTGEDDNSERRQKMEELRRLTKEYMHKALQRRQSPLNSYSDLIDFPEVKRCYQMLFNKESPCAEEEDLYERYCNLQECHRKSKDLAALKDFMQFPRHEKPIKKEEVKQQT, from the coding sequence TGAGGTCAACGGGGAATCTCTGGAAAATATCCTTCCACAGCTGAAGTGCCATTTCACCTGGAATTTATTCAAGGAAGGAAGTATGTCAAGTCATATGGAAGACAGGGTGTGCAGCCAAATCGAACATTTAAACTTTGAATACAAAGCAACAATGTATGACTTATTGGCCTATATAAAGCACCTAGATGGAGAAAACGAGGCAGCCCTGGAATACTTAGGGCAAGCTGAAGATTTACGGAAGCCGGAGCACGATGATCAAACAGAAATTAGACATCTGGTCACCTGGGGAAACTATGCTTGGATCTACTATCACATGGGCAATCTCTCAGAAGCTCAGGCTTATGTTGACAAGGTGAGACAAGTTTGCCAAAAGTTTGCAAATCCTTACAGCATGGAATGCCCAGACCTTGACTGTGAGGAAGGATGGACACACCTAAAGTGTGGAAGAAATGAACGAGCCAAAATGTGCTTTGAAAAGGCTCTGGAAGCGAAGCCCAAGGATCCGGAGTGCTCGTCTGGGATGGCCATTGCCATGTACCGCCTAGAAGAAAGACCTGAGAAGCAGGTCTCTGAGGATGCTCTGAAGCAGGCCATGGAGCTGAATTCTCAGAACCAGTATGTCAAAATTCTCCTGGCCCTGAAACTGCACAAGATGGGAGAAAAATCTAAAGGGGAGCAATTGATGAGAGATGCCCTGGAAAAAGCTCCTAACCAGATGGATGTCCTCCACAAGGCTGCTCAGTTTTACAAGATCAAGGGTAACCTAGACAGAGCTATTGAATTTCTTGAAAAAGCACTGCGATCCACAGCTCACAACAGTCCCCTCTATTGCTTAATCATGTGCTGTTACAGGGAaaaactgaagaaactgaagaatacaGGAGAAGATGATAAcagtgagagaagacagaagatggAAGAACTGAGAAGATTAACAAAGGAGTACATGCATAAAGCTCTTCAGAGGAGGCAAAGTCCTCTGAACTCCTACTCAGATCTCATCGATTTCCCAGAAGTAAAGAGATGCTATCAGATGCTATTTAACAAGGAGAGCCCTTGTGCTGAGGAAGAAGACCTGTATGAGCGCTATTGCAACCTCCAGGAGTGTCACAGGAAGTCCAAAGACCTCGCAGCCCTGAAGGATTTCATGCAGTTTCCCAGACATGAAAAACCCATCAAGAAGGAAGAGGTTAAACAGCAAACATAG